A genome region from Carassius carassius chromosome 23, fCarCar2.1, whole genome shotgun sequence includes the following:
- the LOC132101790 gene encoding growth arrest-specific protein 1-like: protein MERSIVPVAFLSFVMMLEAQMVCWHALMRCHEERDCELAYNQYLTACDGIIRGSRRQCPSHCISALIRLNQTTDGPLLETCDCGTDPECLRAKRAVEPCLPRTHPGDAEGIGCTEARQRCEDEPSCQSSLTAYLSRCGQLFNGRKCSSRCRSTIEELLLKPSGVLLNQCVCDGVERPFCEVVKQNMVKLCSIGVNSVSMDHDGTDDAYEDEEYEARPTDADAVMSLTRALTLSQHVVLLCIAFALAFTL from the coding sequence ATGGAGAGGAGCATCGTTCCTGTCGCGTTTCTGTCGTTTGTGATGATGCTGGAGGCGCAGATGGTTTGCTGGCACGCGCTGATGCGATGTCATGAAGAGCGTGATTGTGAGCTCGCATATAACCAGTATTTGACGGCATGCGATGGGATCATCCGAGGAAGCAGACGCCAGTGTCCAAGCCACTGCATCAGCGCGCTCATCCGCCTCAACCAGACCACAGACGGCCCGTTACTAGAGACCTGTGACTGCGGGACCGACCCCGAGTGTCTGCGGGCCAAGCGCGCCGTGGAGCCCTGTCTGCCGCGGACACATCCGGGTGATGCCGAGGGGATCGGATGCACCGAAGCGCGCCAGCGGTGTGAAGACGAGCCCAGCTGTCAATCATCTCTCACCGCGTATCTGTCCCGCTGCGGACAGCTGTTTAACGGGAGGAAGTGTTCGTCTCGGTGCAGATCCACCATCGAGGAGCTGCTGTTGAAGCCCAGTGGTGTGCTGCTCAATCAGTGCGTGTGTGACGGTGTCGAGAGGCCGTTCTGTGAGGTGGTCAAACAGAATATGGTCAAACTGTGTTCGATTGGAGTCAACAGCGTCTCCATGGACCACGATGGCACAGACGATGCATACGAGGACGAGGAATACGAGGCGAGACCGACTGATGCTGATGCAGTGATGTCTCTAACACGCGCTTTGACTCTTTCTCAACACGTGGTTTTGCTGTGCATTGCATTTGCTCTGGCGTTCACACTTTAA